The following nucleotide sequence is from Pochonia chlamydosporia 170 chromosome 4, whole genome shotgun sequence.
CAAAATAGTACTGTACTTATCGCACAGCATAAATACTGTATAATACTGCACTTGTGTGGGAGGCGCAGTGTCGATGCAACACCATGCCATGTGAGACGGGAACGTCTGGCTCTACCAGACTTTGGGCAAGCAGGAACGAGAAACAAGAGGCAAGACGGCGATTCGACAGCATGCAGCCCAAAAAACGTGTGCTGTGAACCCGACAGGAGTCATTCCGTGGACAGCAGTATTGTCTTTTGCTGAGACTTTCCAGTAGATTGTCTGCACTGTTTCTGATCAGGAGGTTCATACGCGGAAAGGCTCTCAATTTGGTCTGCATGTTCTTGTGGGATGTTTGCTTGAGTGTCGTGGGTTGGGTTGTCTGACAACATactactccatactccgGCTGGTAGTGTGATTGACGGCGTGTTGATGTGAGTTGCTGTGAATATCAGGGTATCATACTCCGTTCTCCGTACCAAGTCAGAGGAATGGCCCAGCTACTGTATAGAGAGCGAGTGTACTGTGTGCAGCAACTTGTGACTTATGCCGGCATCCGAGCGTCGCAAATTGGCACCATTGTCTGAATGGCATCGAGATGAGAATCATCACCTTCGCGGGGGTTATGTTGCAGAAGCGGCTCTTTGTCGATTCGCCTCGCAGAAACGACATTGAGCTGTCAGACAAGTCAGCCGACACGACCGAGTTCTTTGTCACGCTGTGATGACCGAAAGCAATGGCTTTTTATTGCAGGTGGAGAGAAACCGAAATCAAACTCTTGAATGTGTTGTCGGACAGAACCCGATATTTGCAAGCGTTCAGGCATTTGAAGGGGATCTGCTGATGGTTTCCCTGGTTAGCAACATTGTACACCACGAAGAACATGTCCCCTGGAGAGAATAGCCTGGCGTAGTTTGAAGCCGCAATTCCCGGCTCCggagcttgttgaggatcaattgatcggGTTTGAACCACGTCGGAGTGCGTGCAGTGCAGTAGACTGCAGCAGAGCACAGTGCCCGCATGTATTGTGTGCATggttccagtctggtccggtcCGTATTCCCCTGGTATGAGCGTAGACATCcactggactggactgaaCGGCGTTGCAGTCGGTAGTCTCGTTGCCCTGGGGCTAATGCAACGCCCTCACGCCCTGTCTGACTGCCACATTGCAGCAAAAAAAAGCATACCGCCTTGTCAGGCCTGGTCGTCCATGGTGTGCCCTGGTCGACTGGGTGGTCGAGTGGATGGACAAGTGGAGGGCGGATGGCGGATGGCGACGAATGGTGGATAGATGGTTCAATCATGGTGAAGCAGAAAACCAGTCATTATCAGTCACGGGCCATCATGGTCCAAATCAAGCACGCCGTAGCGTCACGCCAAAGCGAGTGGTTCCATGTATGTCGCCAATTGATCATCACACTGGGGACAGGAttgactggatggatggactggatggatggactggactggactgggctgCACTGATGAACTTGCTTGGACCCTCTTGTATTTTGATTGTGCCAGGCAGAAgggagtacggagtacaaaAGCAAAAGATCCTGTTCAAAGGAATCGAGCGCCGGGACGGAACGGTCTGCTTGGATCGATGCACATGATAGTAGGTCGTGTCGAGCGGGAATCCGTATTGTATGTACTGTcggtacggagtagaatAATTTCCAAGGAATATCCCGTGGAACCACTAGCAATCAAAATCGCCCTTTGCAGCTGAAGGACCAAGAAAAAAGACTCTGCTGACACAGACAGAGAGTCAGAGAGTGAGAGAGAACAGTGCATGGAGCTTCCATGTTCTCCTGTCCGTGCCGTCCCTGGTGTCTCTCGCCTGTCTGCCTGTGCTTCTTTCTTTCAAAGAAAACATTGGCTTTTCAAATTTGAACCCACCCACCAAAAatcagaaccagaaccagaaccagaacccgaacccgaccagaccagactagagCAGACgtgacttgacttgattcATCACACCCTCACCGTCACTCCAGCAAGACAAGGTCCCCTTGATCTCCTCGCTCCGCTCCCCCCTTCAACCTCCAAAGCTCCCCAAGCTCATCCAAGCTTCCCAGCCCCAGTTTCCAGTTTCCAGTTTTCCAATCAATCAGGCCCTCGTCACCCTGTTTGTTCGTCTTTCACACTCCTTGGCTCTCTTGCCACACGCCCCCTTCCCTCGACAGCTCGTCGCCTCCTCGACTTTCTTTGCCTGCTCCTCGACCAAATAAGTACCACAACCTGTCCCTCGTCTGCCGTTCGccctcttttctttcctcttcttaCCACATCTCAGCTTGTACTCCATCTGCAGCTGCAATCCAAACGCCGCTTTCTGGACCCATTTCCTTTTTTTATACCATCTCGTCTTTGTTTGTTGTGATACCCATCCACTTGAGATACCCCTTTCTTAATCATCCAGAATGGCCGAGGAACAGAAGCCCGTTGTCGAGCTCCCCAAGGAGGAGACCGCTCCCGCCCCTGCTGTTGAGGCTGCCGAGCctgctccagctcttgcTGTCGAGGACAAGACCGCCGAAGAGACCACCGCTGCCGAGGAGACTGAGGCTAAGACTGAGGACAAGCCTGCCGAGGAGGTGAAGCCTGTTGAAGAGGGACACCTTGGCCACAAGGCGCAGGGTGCCAGCTTTCCCAAGTAAGTGAATATTACAGGCAACGGTGAAGTTTGTAGGGCTATGCAGAGGAGGCAAATGTTGACCGTGCTAACAAAACTGCCTAGAAACCTGATCCCCAGCAAAGAgttctttttctttggttCTGATGCATTCGAGCCCACGGCCCTCGCTGCCTACCTGAAGGGCGAGAAGAACACCGAGCACGCTCACCACAACATTTCCTGGGCTTCCCACACTGGTAACGGTCTTTTGTTCGTTGGTGACAAGAAGGCCCCCACCAGTGTCATCAACTTGGTAGGTTTCGAACCAGTGATTACCACAACAGTGAACCCCTTTTGCTAACCGGTAATCAGGCTGATGCCACCGAGCCTGAGAATGATGGCACCAACAAGTTCCACTTCACTCACAAGGGCAACAAGCACAGCTTCAAGGCTGCCACTACCGCCGAACGTGATGGCTGGGTTGCTCAGCTGAAGACCAAGATtgccgaggccaaggagctcGCTGCTTCCGTGACCGAGTCCGAGGCCTACAAGAATGCTCTCGAGTCCTTCAAGCCTAAGCCTGTTgtcaaggaggagaagcccGTTGAGGAAGCCAAGCCTGAAGAAGCTACCAAGACCGAGGAGACGCCTGCCGCCGAGGGTGAGGCCGCGGCTGCTGCCACTGAGGACAAGCCAGTCGAAGAGCCCAAGCGCCGCTCTGCCAGCCGCAAGCGTGCTTCCATCTTCGGCTTCGGAAAGAAGGAGTCtaccaaggagaagaaggaggaggccAAGACCGAGGAGACAGTTGCCCCTGAGGTCGTTGAGCCCGCAGCTGAGGCTGAAGCCCccaaggccgaggaggagaCTCCCGCCGTTGAGAGTGAggccgccgctgccgctgaAGACAAGCCTAGTGAAGAGGAGAAGCCCGCTGAGAGCCCCAAGGAGAAGCCCGCTGCCTCCAAGCgcaacagcttcttcggcggcgtctttggcaagaaggagaagaaggtcaCCGAAGCTAAGCCTGCTGAGGAGGCTGACAAGGAAGAGGGTGAGACCACTACCGACGCCGCTGCGCCTGTGATCCCCCCGGTTGAGTCGACTACTCCTCTTGCCGATGAGGTGAACGCTGCCGCCGACAATGCAGAGGCCACTGCTACCAACGGTGCCGAGACTGCTAAGAAGGATGTCAAGGAGAAGCGCAAGTCTTCTCTCcctttcaactttggcaagcGTGAGAAgtctcctgctcctgctgagggcgaggagaaggTTGAGAAGAGTGTCCAGAGCCGTTTCTCCAAGCTCCGTGCTACCATCAAGGGCAAGTCCGGCgccaaggctgagaagccagCTGAggatgctgtcaaggaaGAGGCCACCGCCGCTGACGCTGCCGCCACCGAGGAGCCGGTCACCGCGGTTGAGGAGCCCGTCAAGGCTGCCGAGACCGAAGCTGAGAACAAGCCCGAGAACGTTGCCTCTGCCACTCCCGCCGTTACTGCTGCCGCCTAGAGGGCGCGCGCCGCTCGTGATGGTTACGACTTGAAGAAACCTTGAAGAAATGACCAAAAAAACTTTTATCTCTCATGAAAGGGTTGGGAATGGAAGGAAGGTTTCTGCATTTCTTCACAAGATACCAAAGATACCCTGTCGAGACTGCTTTCACTGATACCACTTTCCATATTATTTGTTTTATTGCCAATGGACAAACCCGATAATCAAGtcagcaaaaaaaaaaggagaaaaCATGACTATTAAGGTTCTAGCTTACTAGTATACTGCATTCGCTGTTTCGTTCGATACCCGGTGGAGGAGAGATAGTAATAACTAATAATACAACTGTTGCATGTTGACTTTTATACGCTTGATCCATGCCACATTGTGTGAAGTTTCCGCTCCGCCGTTTGTTCAGATAGACCATTCTTTATGGTCGCAACCCAACTTGTTCTTACATGACAAACGTACTACCATCCTCTATTGTCGCTGGAAGCTGTCAGTCCAACGTGTGATTGGTGGTCCTTGGGCACATCTCACTGGAAATACAGTTACTAACAACGCTTAATTATGTGTCGAATTAGAAGAAGAGGATCGCAACACGTGATACATGATGCTGGAATAGCTGGACGTATTATGTCTCCCTAGGGCATTGGGTGAATTGTACCAACCTCAAATTCTTGAAACAGTGGCAAAGCTGTAACCTGAAATTCTTTCCACAATTTAGAAGGTCATAACTGCGAATGAGGGATCATGAAATGGGGTATATTCAGTTCATCAAACGATGCCATGTATATGTCGTCCATGAAATCGTGTTTCCTAATCGTCTTGTACTAATCAACGCTAAATGATGTGTACTTCCTGCATGCCCGTGTATATGCAATGGCTAGATCTACCGTTCTCGCACAGCTACTTCCTTCATACCAGGCTGGGGTGAAAAATGATGGCCAAATCCGTGGTAATTATCGGAGCCATGAATGTATGAAACCAACTCGCTCATTTGTTGCCGTGTACTAATTAACTCCATAGCTATACGCCTCGCTAAACTTGCTTCAGGTTCGTGTACGTTTCTCTTTCGGCTTTTTAGATTGTTCTCCAAACGCCTCTGCTATGCTTGTAGCCGCTGTAATGAAATGAGTTCTTCAGGTAAAAAAATGTTTGTGTCGGAAGGAAGCTATTAAGTAGTGAAAGAGGTCCGGTGTGCCAGTTCATAACCTGCATCTATCGATCAGGAATCCTGTGTGAGGGGTAAATGGAACCATATGGGCGTCTGCATAGTTCGCGCTTGGTATATCATTTGTGATGGGGAGAGCTGACTTTGATACCATAGGATGCACTACGCGTCATTGTCAACCGAAAGGTTCTTGTACTTGCTAACAAGCTCCTCAATCTTCGGGAGAAGCTCCGGAATGCGAAAGGGCTTGGATATGACATCGTCCTTTTACAAGGGTTAGCGTAGCCATGGAAACTGCTTCAGTTGTTGGCTCAAACTCACTATACCAGCGGCTTTGGCGCTCTCAATTTGCTCTGGCCTCGCATACGCCGTAACCGCAATGATCGGAATATGTGTCACAATGGTACCTTCTCTTTCTAATTCTCGGATTTTCCTCGCACAAGTCATTCCATCCATCACTGGCATTTCCAAGTCCATGAGGATTACAGAGATGTCGACTCCGTCTTGCTCATGTCCTGCCCAAAATCTGGACTTCTCCAGAGTTTGCAGTGCCTCAAAACCGTGGTTTGCCACAAAAGTATTGTTTCCGCAGTGTCGCAGTTGTCTTTGCAGTACCTTTTGATTCACAATGTTGTCTTCGACAATAAGAACATCGAAAAGAGATCGGGTACCTGAAGTAGAGTTTGTTCGCGAGAGAGACCGGCCGCTAGGTTTTGATACATTCTGTTGGATTGGAGGGGAAGGAGGAGGGACGACCTTGCGTCCGATTTTGAACGGTGAGATGTGATCATGTTTGGCGGGAGGATCTACACATTTCCGACATTGAATGTAAAAGTTGAACTTGCTTCCCACACCTGCTACTGACGAGACTCCGATCTGGCCGCCTTGCATCTCAGTAAGAATCCTAGAAATGAACAAGCCCAGCCCGGATCCTCCGTATTGGACATGAGTGCGTGGTGTCGCTTGTTGGAATCGCTTGAACAAGAGCTtcatttcttcttccgcCAAGCCGGGTCCGGTATCCTCCACGGAGCAGTGTATGTTGATGACATCCCCGGTCCCCCACTCCGACTCATCTGAGATATCCATGCCAGGAGCTCGTTGGTTATCAATTCGACTGAAGTACGAGATTCCAGTCTTGGTAAATTCAGACACATCTTTTGATGCACCAACCTGCACAATAATGCTGCGGCGCTCACGCCCTTGGGTAAACTTGATGGCGTTGGTCATGAGATTGATCAAAACTTGGTTCAACCTTGAAGGGTCCAATTTTGCCCAGGTAACGTTGTGCCTTTCGAAACTGTCATCGACGCTGAATTCAAATTCGATGTCATGAGCAAGCAGCTCAGCTTCAAACATTTTGAGCGTCGATTGCACAACTTTAACTGGTTGAGTATTCGCTGGGGTAACGGCCAGCAAATTAGAATCCAACTTGGAAAGTGTCAGAATATCGTCCACAATGCGCTTCTGGTGACTAGCGCAaaggttgatggtgtttgcaGCATCCAAGCATCCTTCTAGCAAATTCTCCAACTCCTCTTGGTCTTTGTGAGCCGTAAAGACCGAAATATTGTTAGCAATCTGGTCCGCACATTGTAGAATAGCTGATAAAGGATTGCGCATTTCGTGGCTAGTGATGTCGATGAAGttttcttgttgtcgttttAGCTCGACAGCCTCTTCGCGACGTTCGCTCTGAACCTTTTCTGCCCATTTCTGTGAAGAAATATCGGTAATACAGCCAAAGATGGATTTCAAAGCACCGTCTGCGGTTTTCTCCGGAAACGCACTCAGTAGCACCCATGTGTCAATGGTGATGCCGCCACTTTCCTGCGAGCATTTGAATCGAAATTCAAGAGAGATAGAAACCCTTTCATTGACCAGTTTCGTCCAAGCAGCCTCTAATGCAGGTCTGTCCTCGTCTCGAACGCTGTCCATCCATCCGCTCTCAGCATCTTGCAACCGCGTATGCCTAGAAATCTGCCACCACATGTCATTGCAATAGTTGATAGATCCAGTCGCATCGGCAATGAACATTCCGACCGGGGCAAACTCAGCCATGCGGGTAAATCGGTACTCGCTCTCATTTGCCTCCTGCGTTCTTTGGATCAACTGCATAGAAAGCTCCTGTCTGTCAAGGGCTGCCAGACGTGCTGCCCGTTGCCCTCGGCGAATCTCCTCCTCGAACAGCACCACAGACGCCATAGATGTTGCTAGTTGTCTTGAGAGGAGATCTACAAAGAGCCTGTAATCGTCATCATATGGTCGCCTAGGATTCGTTCCCATAACAATAAAGCCGGTGACGGCTTCttttgtggtggtgggcaCAATGGGGAAGACGACAACGGTTGAGCATGGGTCGGGGTAACCTCGCAATTGAAGTCCTTCTATTAGATGTTTCGGGAGATTGCCAGCTTCATCGGAAAGAACAACTGGTGCGCCGCCCATGGCCATGCTTTGTCGCATATACACAGCAAAGCCGTCATCGGACAACTTCAGATCTAAGCACGATGGAGCGGCCACATGACCTTCGGGGACGCCTGGAGCACcctcaaggacaagttgAGACGGCAACAAACTGCCTGAATGAAGGGAAGAGACTTCGCTCCCATACTCCTCTCGCACCGAGTAAATTATGCTGAAGGGTACATCGAATTCGTTATACTCCAGGCCAGCTTGAACTTGTGGCCAAAAGCTGGCAACGGTTGTTGCTGTGGCTACCTTCTCTCCCATCTCACGCAGCGTGAGCATGCGTCTCTCGTTGATTTTTCGGCGGGTGTTCTCGAAACAGGGATTATATAATCCGACAACTTCGCCTTCGTTGCCCAGCAGTGGCACGACTGCCCAGGAGAAGTATGTTTCCTCGAGAAATCCATCGCGATTGATGAATAATCGATTGTCGTGTTTCATTGTCGACTGTCCAGAGTTCCAGGCGTTACTAAAAACTGGTTCAACCTCATCCCAGATTTCTGCCCATGCATCCGTATAATTCATGCCCATGAGGCTAGGGTGTTTCTTTCCGGCCAGAGCAATGTATGCCTCATTGTATATTACCACCATATCTGAGCCCCAATACATGGCCGCGGGATGAGGGCTAGCCATGATGAGGCTAGACATTGTTCTCAGGCCAGACGGCCAGTCAGTCATTGGTCCAACAGCTGTGGAACCCCAATCTGTCGTCTTAGCAAATTTAATATGGTCGGGAAGACTATCTTTCAGTGGCAGCTTGGTCCAATCAAAAGACTGTGTGACGGGCTGTAGTTGCTGCAGGACCTGATTCGTAAACTCGTCTGGATGATTCAAAGGTGCTGCGGTATCGTCCAACTTGGTTCGAATAGCATCCAGGAGTTGGCCGTCGTCCTGTACACTCGGGATCGCGTCACCAAAGTAATCCGGAGGATCGAGTGGTCCCAGAGGCTCAATAGAGTTGATGGCCGGCGTGGCTGGCATAGGTTGAGAAACAGCGGAACTATTGGTGGGAATTGAAATAGGATCCGTGGAAAGCGGCCCCGGAGAGCTCGGGCGAGTAGTTGAAGGTCCAGCAAGGTTGGCATTGCTGCTGATGAAACGAAAGCGTTGGCGAATAGTGGTGTACGTCCAATTGATCCCGCCGTATACGTGATATAGGGCAGTTGACTCCTGGCTAGTTCGGCTGCTAGGCAATGATGTTGCCCAAGATACGAAACGTTCGTAGTTGATGGCATCCCGATTTTCGTCAGGTTCGATTCCAACTAGTCTAACAAGGTCTGGTGATGAACGCAGCGATGCGTTGCCATATAAAATATGTAGGGAAAGCAAGTTAGGAAGTGCAAGCGTCGCGTTTTGTAAATCTATGAGAAATGTTGGCCTGTCATCTTGCTCTACTAGCTCAATCGCTCCAATGCTTTGAATAAGTTGTGAATTCGGTGAGGCAATTTGAATATCTGGGCTTAAACTAGGGGCTGCTATGTCGACAGACGAGCTTAAGCTACCTGGCGTGCTGCCTGATATTGCCGATACCATCGGCTTAACAGTAACATGGGGTAGTTTCACTGTCGTGACACCACTGGATGGCTCTTCCCGAGTCCTGGAGAGCATGCTAGCAGCAACGTCTGGCGACGAGCTCGCCGGTCTTCCAAGCCGTCTCGATGGTGTATGtgaaaagaaaaggggaGAAAAAGGGCCGTCACGATTTGTTGAAGGCACAGGAGGACAAGACGCCGCGGGGGGGATTTCGAATCGTCTTGGGGGCGAAGAGCCGGTCCGAGGCTTTTTGAAAGGCGTAGGATCCATCGTGGTAGCCTTAAACTCTGAATCAAGGGA
It contains:
- a CDS encoding immunogenic protein (similar to Metarhizium acridum CQMa 102 XP_007812546.1), which translates into the protein MAEEQKPVVELPKEETAPAPAVEAAEPAPALAVEDKTAEETTAAEETEAKTEDKPAEEVKPVEEGHLGHKAQGASFPKNLIPSKEFFFFGSDAFEPTALAAYLKGEKNTEHAHHNISWASHTGNGLLFVGDKKAPTSVINLADATEPENDGTNKFHFTHKGNKHSFKAATTAERDGWVAQLKTKIAEAKELAASVTESEAYKNALESFKPKPVVKEEKPVEEAKPEEATKTEETPAAEGEAAAAATEDKPVEEPKRRSASRKRASIFGFGKKESTKEKKEEAKTEETVAPEVVEPAAEAEAPKAEEETPAVESEAAAAAEDKPSEEEKPAESPKEKPAASKRNSFFGGVFGKKEKKVTEAKPAEEADKEEGETTTDAAAPVIPPVESTTPLADEVNAAADNAEATATNGAETAKKDVKEKRKSSLPFNFGKREKSPAPAEGEEKVEKSVQSRFSKLRATIKGKSGAKAEKPAEDAVKEEATAADAAATEEPVTAVEEPVKAAETEAENKPENVASATPAVTAAA
- a CDS encoding ethylene receptor (similar to Pyrenophora tritici-repentis Pt-1C-BFP XP_001932890.1) encodes the protein MDPTPFKKPRTGSSPPRRFEIPPAASCPPVPSTNRDGPFSPLFFSHTPSRRLGRPASSSPDVAASMLSRTREEPSSGVTTVKLPHVTVKPMVSAISGSTPGSLSSSVDIAAPSLSPDIQIASPNSQLIQSIGAIELVEQDDRPTFLIDLQNATLALPNLLSLHILYGNASLRSSPDLVRLVGIEPDENRDAINYERFVSWATSLPSSRTSQESTALYHVYGGINWTYTTIRQRFRFISSNANLAGPSTTRPSSPGPLSTDPISIPTNSSAVSQPMPATPAINSIEPLGPLDPPDYFGDAIPSVQDDGQLLDAIRTKLDDTAAPLNHPDEFTNQVLQQLQPVTQSFDWTKLPLKDSLPDHIKFAKTTDWGSTAVGPMTDWPSGLRTMSSLIMASPHPAAMYWGSDMVVIYNEAYIALAGKKHPSLMGMNYTDAWAEIWDEVEPVFSNAWNSGQSTMKHDNRLFINRDGFLEETYFSWAVVPLLGNEGEVVGLYNPCFENTRRKINERRMLTLREMGEKVATATTVASFWPQVQAGLEYNEFDVPFSIIYSVREEYGSEVSSLHSGSLLPSQLVLEGAPGVPEGHVAAPSCLDLKLSDDGFAVYMRQSMAMGGAPVVLSDEAGNLPKHLIEGLQLRGYPDPCSTVVVFPIVPTTTKEAVTGFIVMGTNPRRPYDDDYRLFVDLLSRQLATSMASVVLFEEEIRRGQRAARLAALDRQELSMQLIQRTQEANESEYRFTRMAEFAPVGMFIADATGSINYCNDMWWQISRHTRLQDAESGWMDSVRDEDRPALEAAWTKLVNERVSISLEFRFKCSQESGGITIDTWVLLSAFPEKTADGALKSIFGCITDISSQKWAEKVQSERREEAVELKRQQENFIDITSHEMRNPLSAILQCADQIANNISVFTAHKDQEELENLLEGCLDAANTINLCASHQKRIVDDILTLSKLDSNLLAVTPANTQPVKVVQSTLKMFEAELLAHDIEFEFSVDDSFERHNVTWAKLDPSRLNQVLINLMTNAIKFTQGRERRSIIVQVGASKDVSEFTKTGISYFSRIDNQRAPGMDISDESEWGTGDVINIHCSVEDTGPGLAEEEMKLLFKRFQQATPRTHVQYGGSGLGLFISRILTEMQGGQIGVSSVAGVGSKFNFYIQCRKCVDPPAKHDHISPFKIGRKVVPPPSPPIQQNVSKPSGRSLSRTNSTSGTRSLFDVLIVEDNIVNQKVLQRQLRHCGNNTFVANHGFEALQTLEKSRFWAGHEQDGVDISVILMDLEMPVMDGMTCARKIRELEREGTIVTHIPIIAVTAYARPEQIESAKAAGIDDVISKPFRIPELLPKIEELVSKYKNLSVDNDA